The Candidatus Vesicomyosocius sp. SY067_SCS001 genome includes a window with the following:
- the folB gene encoding dihydroneopterin aldolase, producing MDIIFIQGLKIDTVIGIYDWERKIRQDIVLDIEMSANIKAASKTDHINQALDYKAVSKRLIDFVQCSEFRLVETLAERITQIVLKEFKVTWIKLTLNKGEVLTGAQGVGIVIERSNG from the coding sequence ATGGATATTATATTTATACAAGGATTAAAAATTGATACAGTTATTGGTATTTATGATTGGGAGCGAAAAATTCGTCAAGATATTGTGTTAGATATTGAAATGTCGGCTAATATTAAAGCTGCTAGTAAAACCGATCATATTAATCAAGCCTTAGATTACAAGGCAGTATCAAAACGATTAATTGATTTTGTTCAGTGCAGTGAATTTCGATTGGTTGAAACTTTGGCTGAAAGAATTACTCAAATTGTATTGAAAGAATTTAAAGTTACTTGGATAAAACTTACCTTGAATAAAGGCGAGGTATTGACAGGTGCTCAAGGAGTAGGTATTGTTATTGAACGTAGTAATGGCTAA
- the plsY gene encoding glycerol-3-phosphate 1-O-acyltransferase PlsY, producing the protein MLPELFFTIIILSYLIGSISTAIIICKILNLPDPRTQGSNNPGATNILRIGGKKAAVITLIGDGLKGMIPVLIAHYLTLDTLNITWIIFAAFLGHIHPIFFSFKGGKGVATFLGALLALSYPTGLSFIITWIFVAKVLKISSLSTLVATTLTPVYFYLITNNLIATYVIISICIWIFYTHKSNIKRLFNNQENKIK; encoded by the coding sequence ATGTTACCTGAGTTATTCTTTACTATTATTATCCTTAGTTATCTAATTGGTTCAATTTCAACAGCCATTATTATCTGTAAAATACTTAATCTACCTGATCCTAGAACTCAAGGATCAAACAATCCAGGCGCTACAAATATACTTAGAATAGGCGGGAAAAAAGCAGCTGTCATCACACTCATTGGAGATGGGCTTAAAGGTATGATTCCAGTATTAATTGCCCACTACTTAACCTTAGATACACTTAATATTACTTGGATTATCTTCGCAGCATTTTTAGGTCATATACACCCCATCTTCTTTAGTTTTAAAGGCGGAAAAGGAGTTGCAACCTTCCTAGGTGCTTTACTTGCCCTTAGTTATCCTACTGGACTGAGCTTTATAATCACTTGGATTTTTGTGGCAAAAGTACTAAAAATATCATCATTATCAACACTAGTAGCTACCACACTCACGCCAGTTTATTTCTATCTAATTACTAATAATTTGATTGCTACTTATGTCATTATCTCAATATGTATATGGATTTTTTACACTCATAAAAGCAATATTAAAAGACTATTCAATAATCAAGAAAATAAAATCAAATAA
- the ppk2 gene encoding polyphosphate kinase 2: MLIRKKFSKKDAKNKIKKLQNNKYVMHKNNVMSGNALLSLSEIAGDYPYAKKMHVEEYENEKYLLQTELLKAQDWIKNYNKKIILLFEGRDAAGKGGTIKRFMEHLNPRAARVIALEKPSRVELGQWYFQRYIKHFPTNGEMVLFDRSWYNRAGVERVMGFCKNSEYLEFMRQAPLLERMLVNDGFMLSKYWFSVSHQEQLRRFHLRKNDPLKRWKLSEIDLQSLTKWEQYTKARKDMFFYTNTADSSWIVVKSDDKKRARINCIRHFLYYLDYPNKDSKIVFKPDSKIIGSVSNLYKNKENI; encoded by the coding sequence ATGTTAATAAGGAAAAAATTTAGTAAAAAAGATGCTAAAAACAAGATAAAAAAATTACAAAATAACAAATATGTTATGCATAAAAATAATGTCATGTCTGGCAATGCGTTGTTAAGCTTATCAGAAATAGCAGGAGATTACCCTTATGCTAAAAAGATGCACGTTGAAGAATACGAAAATGAAAAATATTTATTACAAACAGAGTTACTAAAAGCACAAGACTGGATTAAAAATTACAATAAAAAAATTATCTTATTATTTGAAGGCCGTGATGCAGCTGGAAAGGGCGGTACAATTAAGCGTTTTATGGAGCACCTTAATCCTCGTGCTGCACGTGTTATTGCTTTAGAAAAACCATCAAGAGTAGAACTAGGGCAATGGTATTTTCAACGCTACATTAAACATTTTCCTACAAATGGAGAAATGGTGCTATTTGACCGATCTTGGTATAATAGAGCTGGTGTAGAACGTGTTATGGGCTTTTGTAAAAACTCAGAATATCTGGAATTTATGCGGCAAGCACCTTTACTGGAACGTATGCTAGTTAATGACGGCTTTATGCTTTCTAAGTACTGGTTTTCTGTTAGTCATCAAGAGCAGTTAAGGCGATTTCATCTACGTAAAAATGACCCATTAAAAAGATGGAAGTTAAGTGAAATTGATTTACAATCATTAACAAAATGGGAACAATATACCAAAGCTAGAAAAGATATGTTTTTTTACACCAATACCGCTGATTCATCTTGGATTGTTGTAAAATCAGATGATAAAAAACGTGCAAGAATTAATTGTATTAGGCATTTTCTTTACTATCTAGATTATCCTAATAAAGATAGTAAAATAGTTTTTAAGCCTGATTCAAAAATTATTGGAAGTGTGAGTAATTTATATAAAAATAAGGAGAATATTTGA
- a CDS encoding ABC transporter permease — MWISYKTIVIKEILRFSRIWVQTIFPPIITTSLYLLIFGGLMGKRIGDMQGVDYLHYIIPGVILMTVITNSYTNTVTSFFLAKFNHSIEELLVAPVSYWVILLGYVSGGVSRGFAVGLGVSIAMSFFIDFEINNMLIVFIIFLFTSILFSLAGFINAIFAQSFDDISIVPTFILMPMTYLGGIFYNVEILPQFWQNISKFNPIYYMVDSFRFGFLGVSTSEFWVSILVLLSIIIVLSIIAFCLLKKCEY; from the coding sequence ATGTGGATTTCTTATAAAACTATTGTTATTAAGGAAATTTTAAGATTTTCTCGTATTTGGGTACAAACTATTTTTCCACCTATTATCACTACGTCACTATATTTATTAATTTTTGGCGGTTTAATGGGCAAGCGTATTGGTGATATGCAAGGTGTGGATTATTTACATTATATAATTCCTGGGGTGATTTTAATGACGGTGATTACTAACTCTTATACTAATACAGTAACATCGTTTTTTTTAGCAAAATTTAATCATAGCATTGAAGAATTATTAGTAGCACCTGTGTCTTATTGGGTTATTTTATTAGGTTATGTATCTGGTGGTGTATCGCGAGGCTTTGCAGTTGGATTGGGGGTTTCTATTGCTATGAGTTTTTTTATTGACTTTGAAATAAATAATATGCTAATTGTGTTTATTATTTTTTTATTTACCTCAATCTTATTCTCATTAGCAGGATTTATTAACGCTATTTTTGCCCAATCGTTTGATGATATATCTATTGTTCCTACTTTTATTCTTATGCCTATGACTTATCTTGGCGGTATATTTTATAATGTAGAAATACTACCACAATTTTGGCAAAATATATCTAAATTTAATCCTATTTATTATATGGTTGATAGTTTTAGATTTGGGTTTTTAGGCGTTAGTACTTCTGAGTTTTGGGTTTCAATTTTAGTCTTATTGAGTATAATTATTGTATTGTCAATAATTGCATTTTGTCTATTAAAAAAATGTGAATATTAA